The DNA region CAATTGGTTATGCCCGGCCCGGGCATCGAATTGCGCGTTCACCACGGCGGCAAACGAATGAAGTCATCGTATCTAGAGATTGAATGCTGAACGAACGACGTGCGCTGTAGGTGTGGAAAGGATGACAGCATCGATATCAGAGGGCGCACGATCAAAATCAGAAGCCGTGCTGTAATTTTCGCTTCCGTCGCTGCGCAGGTCGTAGCAGGTTTTGCTTCGATTCTTCTCACTATTGCCGTCGCACGCACGCAGACCGCCGATTCGCTGGGTGTATTCGCGGTGACTTTGGCGGTCCAGGGATTGCTGCTCGGGACGACGCGAAGCTTTACCGCGGACGTCTTCCTATTTTCTCGGGAAAGCTACGCACCGGATACAGCCCGCCCTATGCTTATCGGATCGGCGACGGCGGTCCTGATAATTGCGTCGCTCTTCTCAATTGTCGCGCTCCTTGCCGCGATTTGTGCCCATCAAATTCTTAGTAGCAGCCTGATACAAAGCGTTTTATTTGGGGTGGCTCTGCTCTTATTGCCAACTTCGTTACAGCAGCACCTCCGCACTGCTTTGGTGGCTGCACGCAGGCACTTTGCGGCGTTGCTATTAGACTGCTTGGCGCTGTCAGCAGTCATAGGTGGCGCTGTATTCGTGACGAATTCAGAACCTACGGTGATGGGGTACCTTTCGGTTTGGGCGGCAGCCTCGGGAATTCACGCCGCAGGTGCGATCGTGATTTTCCGTCTTAGAATGCGACTCGGAATGGGGTTCACGTGGTTACGCTCCCGTTGGCGTGGCGGGCTTACATTTGCCACAGACTTTGGGGTGACTGCGGGTTTGGCGCAGTTCGTTATTCTGTTTGTATCGGCGGTATCTGGCATAGGCTCGGCTGGCGCGTTGAAGGCAGCGCAAACGCTAGTAATGCCGGTCACGCTAGTTATGCGAGGGACCGGCGGCCCAGTTGCGACTGTACTAGTCCGGAGGGTTGCGGTGGGGGCCCGCGTGGAGGCGGTCCGCATTTGTATCGTCTTTTCCGCATTCTGTTTTGTCAGCGCTCTAGCGTGCGGGATATGGCTGCTCGTGCCCGAAGAGTACTTAGTTTTGCTGCTCGGAGAAAGTGCCGCGGCAGCGAAGGCGATTGTGCTGCCGACTGCGCTTGCGCTGGGTGCTATGGGGATTGCGACGGGGGCGGGCTATTTCCTTCGCGCAAACGGCGAGCTGCGGGTTGCGACCACACTCAAGCTTCTATGCTTTCCCGTCTCGTTAGCGGCAGTAACCTGGGGAACACTGGTGGCGGCCGCCGCCGGAGCGCAGGTCGGATTGATGGTCGGGGAACTTACAAGATCGGTCTTGGCTTGGGGGGCCGTGCGGCGTCGGTTTTGACGGCTTTGGTGCCACTGCACAGCAACCCAACGGACTATTCTTCGCCGCTGAATGGGTGCGAGTTCATCAAGTTCGAGGACATGGTGAATAATCGCAGCACAGCTCCACCGCGCGAGTCGGGTAAGTGGTTCGCGTCGGCACGTGGCTTCTCAGCGATTAGGACTGAGTTGCGGGTCGAATCGGACTGCAACTAGGAGCCACCACTAAATCTGCATGCCATGTCTTCTTCCGCCTGTGTAGTTCCTGACGGCAGACAGACAAAGCGACACACTGGCATCATGCACCAGATTGGTGGCGTCTATACAGCGCGTCCTTTACGTGTAGCCCGAAAAGCGCAGAGAGCGCCCGTGAAGTCGCGGATACTGAGGGGAAGCGCCAGCGAAACGCCACACCACGACTGTTCGCTGCCTAAGGAATGGAGCAAGCCCTGCACGTACTGTTTGTGTGCACTGGAAACATCTGCCGGTCGCCGACCGCAGAGCGACTGGCTGCCGCGTACGGCGCACGTCTTCGGATCCCGAACTTAAGAACTTCGAGCGCTGGGACGCGCGCGGTGATTGCCCACCCGATTCATCATGACGCAGCCCTGATCCTAGAAAGGTTGGGTGGCGAATCCAGCAATTTTATGGCGCGACAGCTCACACCGAAGATCGCCTCCGGATCGGATCTCGTGCTGACCATGACAAAGGCTCACCGCGACACGGTGCTGGGTGTCGCCCCACGACTGCTACACAGAACATTCACTTTGACCGAGGCCGCGCGCCTCGTGTCCGAGTTCAACGCGCGGGATATTGGCGACCTCGTGGCGCTTCGCCCCCAATTGGTTGCAGGCGAATCGCCTGATATCGCCGACCCAATCGGTCAGAGTGCGGACGTTTTTGCAGCGGTTGGGTCTCAAATTTCCGACCAGATTCAACCGATACTTGAGCTCTGCCGCAGGGTTTCCGTCCGCGGGGCGGACTAGCTTCGCAGGCGCGAACAAACAAAGTCGGCTACGTAGGCTTCTGAAAGTTTCGGCGGCTACGCTCTCGACTGCAGTGTCACTCTCCAGCCGTTGAACGTGCGCGGCAGATACCGGGAGATCAGCGGACCGAGCGTCTTTCCTGCGTTGCTGAGCGAACATCTCCGTTCCGGTTGAGAAGTCCACAACCTGTGGGCTAAAGTTCCAGGCTAAGGGGAGAACGTCTGGGGGGACATATGACGGCGCTAAACGATCGGCTGGAAGTTTCAGCAAACATCGTTACGATTCCGGCCAAGCTACCGGCTTGGCAAAGAGGGTACGCGCGGCGACTTGTAGCGATCGACGTGGTCGCTGTTGCACTAGCGGTGGGCCTCGCACAGTGGCTGCGTTTCGGTGGGTTGAGCGGCGAGGTATCGACCTATCGCTACCTTGACTACGCGCTCGTGTCGGTCGCGATCGCCGTTATCTGGCTTGCGGCGCTGTCGATCAATCACTCTCGCTCTCCACGCGTCATCGGCACGGGCGCCGAAGAATACCGGCGCGTCGTGTTGGCCACGCTCGCAGTCTTCGGCGGCGTAGCCATCGTCTCCATGCTCTTCAAGCTCGAGATTGCGCGCGGATATCTCGTGATTGCGCTGCCAGCCGGCATCACCTTCCTCATCTTGTTCCGGTACCTCGCACGTCTGGTGATCCGGCACGTACGTCAGTCGCAGGGACGTTGCATCACTCGGGTGCTCGTGGTCGGGAGCGCCTCAGCGGTGCGTGATCTGACCCAGTCTTTCGCACGCGAGCCGAAGTCTGAGTATCAGGTGGTCGGCGCCTGCATTCCCGGCCCAATCCCGCGCACCGAGCTTGAGATTCCGGGTGTCGGGACCATACCCACCTTCGGCGATGAATCCAACGTTGTCGGGGCCGTCACCGCCACAAACAGTCATGCAGTCGCTGTCACTGCAACCGAGCGGCTTAACGGCCGAGGAATCCGAGACTTGTCGTGGGAGCTTGAAAAGCTCGACATCGACCTTCTTGTCGCCCCAGGCGTCGTTGATGTCGCAGGCCCGCGATTGCAGATGCGGCCCGTCTGTGGCCTGCCACTGATCCACGTCGAGAAGCCGCAATATCACGGCGCCAAGAGATTTCAGAAGCGGTTGTTCGACGTTGTCTTTTCCGGCTCGGTGCTGCTATTTGGGCTGCCTATCCTGCTGGCTGTTGCCATCGCAGTGAAGTTCACCAGCAAGGGGCCGGTCTTCTACCGCCAGGAACGGATCGGGTTGGACGGCAATCCATTCGAGATGATCAAGTTCCGCACCATGGTCGATGGTGCTGACAAGATGGTCGGCAAGCTCGCTTCGCTCAACGAGAGCGAGGGCGGGGTGCTGTTCAAGATCCGCCAGGATCCTCGAGTAACTCCCGTTGGGAAGTTCCTGCGCAAGTACAGCATCGACGAGTTGCCACAGTTCATCAACGTGCTCAAACGCGACATGAGCGTTGTCGGACCGCGTCCGCCGCTGGCCAGCGAGGTGAAGTCCTACGATGACTACGCCAGGCGGCGACTCCTCGTCCGTCCCGGCATCACGGGCCTGTGGCAGGTCAGCGGGCGATCGGACCTGTCCTGGGAGGACTCGGTTCGGCTGGACATGTTCTACGTCGAGAACTGGTCGATGATCTCCGACCTGCTGATCGCCCTGCGGACAGTCAAGGCGATGCTCGGCCACTCCGGCGCTTACTGAGCCGAAAGCGGTCTGCAGCCGGGGGATAGGCTCTGCCTCGCTGGCTTGCGATTGCTCCGCCGCCTTTCCAACAACATTCGACTAGCGGCCGCCATACTTGCGGCGATGCGGAATGCTGGTCCGTTGTCGCAGGCTTCGCGTACCCGTCGACAATCGGCCGGCGCACAAGCACATCACCCCGCGGAACAGCTTGCGGCGTTGGGCTCCTCCGGCTACGCACTCCCACGCCGGCGCCACCACAATGCCGCCCCCAGAACAACCAAGGCCAGCACCGCAATTCCCGCGGTCATCACCAGCCAGGTGGGCAGGCCCGCCTCCTCCTGGGGTGCCGCCGCCGCATCGTCGCTCGACCCGATCGACAGCTGAGTGACGGTGCCCTCCGGGCCGGCCGCGATGACGTTGCCATCCAGACTCGACCAGCCGTTGGGGAGTTGATCGATGTAGCCGAGCAGCGGATCGAGCAGTGACCACGCTCCGCTGGTGGTGACCAGGACGACCGTGCGGTCGCGGGGTTGGTCGGCGAAAACCTGGATCGAACCCAGCCCGCTGTTGATGTCGGCGCGCAGTTGGTTCCGCAGATCGACCGCGACATCGGCACTTTCACCGCCGACCGGCGCGCGCACCGACGTCCGCTCCATCGTCGCGGAATTCGCGACGATCAACGCAGCGGTGGTGGCGTCGGCCGCGGCGCTGACGTCGACCACCCGCGGCGTCAGCGGCGAACCGGTCAGCCGCGCGATGTCCGCGACCACCCGCGACGCGTAGTCGAGTTGGTTCGGGTTACTGCCGTCGAGCGCCACCAGGAACTCCGGGCTGAACTCCGAGGGCACCGCGGCGAACCCGTCACCGGCGGGCCCGCCGCGCTGCATCGTCAGCGTCGACCGGGGATCGAGCTGGAACGTCATCGGCGCGATCGTCGGACTGCACACCTGTCGCGGGCTGAACGTCAGGTCGAAGTCGAAATTGATGCGCTGCCTGAGAAATTCACCGGGAACCTCGAAAGTGGCATCCACCTGGCCGGTGTTGTCCAGCGCCGCGGTGTGCACCGCCTGGCCCCCCACGCTGACCGTCATGCTCGCCGAATCCAGGTCCGCGACCGGGGTATGAGTGGCCAGCAGATGCACCGTCAAGCCGTCGATGCGGGCACCCAACGCAGACCGGTCGACACCCACCGCCAGACTCGCCGTCCGCAGGACCGTGCTCTCCCCGCTGATGTCCAGTTCCTCGAACGTCATCTCGTCGGCCTCGGAATTGGCACTGGAGCCGGCCTGTTCGACGCGCACCGTCGACACCTGCGCCAGTGACTGCAACTCGTTGACCACCAGCGACGCCTGATCGGTGAGTTCGCCGCCGCGGCCGGTCACCTTCAGGAAGACGTCCGCCCGGTCCGGGTTGACGACAGTGATTCCCGCATCACCGTTTTCGACCACGATGGCCCGCGTGAGCTGCGGCGCCGGGGGAGGCGTCGCGCCCCGCGGTTGGGTGACCACGGTGAGGGCAGTCGTCTGCGGCCGGTACATCCGCGCCACCGCCGAGGCCAACGTCAGAACGGCCTGCTGCTCGGCGTCGTCGGCGTCGACCGGTGCGTAGATCGTGACCCGCTGCAGCACCGGCGGGAAGAACGACGCGATCGTCGTCGGGGCCTGCTCGACCCCGGCGAACACCGCGGCCAGATCGCTGATGAGCAGACGCTCACCGAGCCCGCACCGTTCCTGGACCGGGATGCCGGCCTGGCGCACCGTGAACGACAGTCCCAGTTCGGAGTCCCTGACCTGCGCTGCGGAGATGTCGACGTCGAACGGCACCACGACCTGCTCCGGGACCACCTCGGGCAGGTTCACCGTGGCGAGGAACCTGCCGGTGCTGTCGGTGATCTCCACGAAGCCGGCACCGAAATCGACTGGGGAGTTGAGGAGTCCACGCAATCGGGTGGCGGTGAACCCGGACGGCACGGGAAGGGACACTCCCTGGCTGGTGTTGGCGCCGACCAATGTGAGTTCGTCGGGCAGGCCCAAGCCGGTCCACGGCAGCGACACGTCCGGGCCGGCGGCGGGGTCGGAGTTCAGCGGCTCGGCGTGCGCGACGTGAGGCGCGCCCAGTGCCACGATCAGCATCACCGACAGCAGCAGGCTGGTTGCCCGACGGATCGCCATGATTTGAAAAGACTCCGCCATTACCGCCCCGAGTGAGAGATTCCCGAATCACTTCCTGGCGCCGAACATTACCCGGCAAACGGCAGTGCAACGCGGAAAACGCGCCGCCGACCGTGCGCGGTGCGGATATCGGCTGAAACTCAATCTTGGTGTCTGGCCCGGCTAATCCCCTTGGCGCAACTAACATATGGAGCGCATCGCGAATCCAGGATGGAGTGCCGCAGAATTGTCCGCCAACGCGCCGAAAGTGCCGGCGTCTGCGATTGCGACCATGTCGTCGCTGGAATCGCGTTTAGTCGCAACAAAATTACTGATCGGTGCCGTCATAGGCGTTATCGCAGGGGCGCTCGTCGGCGCTCTGGCGTTTGCTGCATTGGGGGCCGACACCACCGCAACGGCGTTTCTGCGGCTCAAGGCACCCGCGGATCTGACTGCCATTGCCGGTGGGGCGAGCCAGATCACCCCCGACAATCAGGACAACACCGCCACCTTCGTCGCCGGAGAGATCGCCTATCTGACCGGCGACGGGTTCGCTGAGGCCGTCACCCGGAAGATGGCCGAGGACCAGTCGGTGGCGCTCAACGTCGCCCAGGCCAGCGAGTCCTCGGTGATCACCATCAGCTACAGCGCCCGTTCCGACGATGACGCCGTCCGGACGGTGCAGGCCGCCATCGACCTGTACCGCCAACAGCTCGAGCAGCGCGCCGACGCGCAGCTGCGGACCATCCTGCCCGCGCTGGAGGGGTGGCGGCAGGCCGACGGCGCGGACCCGGTGCGGATGCAGGAGCTGCAACGGGTCCGCGAGAGCGTCGAACTGCAGGCCGCGGTGGCCGCCACGTTGGACGTCGTGCAGCCGCCCACACCGAACGCGGTGAGCACCCAGCAGTGGGTGATCGGCGCGCTGCTCGGAGGGTTGGCGGGCGGCGGCTGCGCGGTGGCGCTGCTGCTGGCCCGGCGACGCCGGTCGGGTCGCGGCTCGGTGGTCAAGACGCTGACCGAAGGCGTCGACGGCGTGCTGCTGCCTGCCGTCGACCTCGGGATTCCGGCCCGCGACGCCTGGACCGACGATCAGCTGCGCCTCGCCCGCACGCTGTATGCCCAATGTCCGTCCCCGGGGCCCTCCCGGGTGATCCTCGTTGTCGGTGCGTCATCGTCGTCGGGGAGTGCGGTGGTGGCGTCGCTGCTGGAGACCGCGGCGGCCGAAAGTCAGCCTGCGGCACTGTCGTCGGGACTGCATTCGTCGCCCGGCTCGACCGAATCGGCGACCACTCAGGTCATCGCCGGCGGCGCGGTGGGGGACCCGGCGGTGACACCCGAGGTCATCGGCGCCGCCACCGACATCGTGCTGGTGGCCCGCATCGAAGAGGACACCGTGGCGCAAACGCTGGCGCTGCGTTCGGTGCGCGCCTCCAGTTCCGCGCCGGTGGTGGCGGTGTTCACCAACGGCCGGGGTGCCAAGTGAGGCTTGCGCTCGTCCACGAACGGCTGACCGAGATCGCCGGGTCCGAGCACGTCGTCGCCGAACTGTCCCGGGAGTGGCCGGACGCGCCTATCAGCATTCCGATCGTCGACCCGCGGGTCGACGCCTCGTTCGGATCGAAGGTGCGCACCGGGGAGTTGTCGAGGGCCTACCGGATGGCGGGCTACCGCAGTTACGCGCCGCTGCTGCCGATGGTGCCGGGGTGGTTGCGGCGCCGCGACTTCGGGTCCGTCGACGCGGTGGTCATCAGCCACCACGCGTTCGCGGTGGCTGCCGTCGAGGCCGCGGCGTCCACGCCGACGGTCGTCTACGTGCACTCCCCGGCGCGGTGGGCGTGGGACGAGAACATGCGCCGTCAGGAAGCCACATCACGGGCCGGCCATCTGGCGCTCGATGTGCTGGCCCGGCTCGCGATCAAGGCGGAACTGAGTGCCGCCCCGAAGATCACGTCCGTGGTGGCGAACAGTTCGGCTGTAGCGCAACGGATCCTGCGGCAGTGGAATCGCGACGCGCAGGTCGTCCACCCGCCGGTGAACGTCGACTTCTACACCCCGGACGCCACCGAGACCCGCGAGGACTACTTCCTACTGGCGGGGCGGTTGGTCGGCTACAAACGCCCCGACATCGCGATCCGCGCCGCCGTCGAAGCGGGCGTGAAGATGGTGGTCGCCGGTGACGGCCGCGACGCCGCCAAATGTCGCAGGCTCGCCGAGGGCGGCGACGTCACGTTCGCTGGTCGGGTGTCGAACGAGGAGTTCCGCAGCCTGTACCGCCGCGCCAAGGCGATGGTCATGCCGGGGGAGGAGGACTTCGGCATCACCCCCGTCGAATCCATGGCGTGCGGCACACCGGTGATCGCCCTCGGTGTCGGAGGCGCACTCGACAGTGTCGTCGACGGTGTCACCGGGACCTTCGTCTTCGACGCTAGCGAGGCCGACGTGGTCAGCGGCTTCGCCAAACAACTCGCCACCTTCGACAGCAGCCGATTCGACCCGGTCGCGATCCGCTCCCACGCCGAGAAATTCTCACCGGAAGCGTTCCGCCACAACATGTCCGCGGTCATCACGCAGGCGCTCTCGAGCCATGACTGACCGGTCCGGCCGTGCCTGACAGCAGACACCTGCACACCGCGGTGCAGGTCGCGGCCGGTCTGGCGCTCAACGTCTACCCGGCGATCTTCATCGCCATCTACGCCCGCATCGCGCCGATCGAGACACAGGGCGTCCTGGCGCTGTCACTGGTCGTCGGCGTGTACGTCGCGCAACTGTTCAACGCGTTCATCGTCGAGGGACGCCTCGCCACCCCCGGCGCCACCGGCGAGCCGATCATGCCGTGGTGGGTGGTGGCGGCCGCCGTCATCGGCGGCGCGCTGCTGGTGTTCGGGCCCGCCGTCGCGGCGTCGGCGGTGCTGATGGCCAGCGCCATCGGGGTGATGACCGGCCTGCTGATGGCCCGCTCGATCGGAGTGGTCAGCGGCGAGTGGCGCAGCGAAGGCCTGGCCGCGACGACGTTGATCGTCGCCAGCGTGATCGCGCTGTGGATGGCCGACCAGGACAACCCGCACAGCGTCCGGGTGCTTGCCGTGGGAGCGCTGCTGGCGGTCCTCGTCCGCTACCGGCCGCGGAAGTCGCTGCTGCACTCCGGTTTTCCGCCCGATGTGCGTCGGTCCGGCTGGGTCACCGCGGAGACGGCGGTGGTGGGCGCCGTTCAGCCGGCGATCACCTCGCTGGTCCTGGTCATGGTCGGACCGCTGGCCGCCGTCACGTTCCGGGTGATCTCCACCGTCGCGGGCGCGCTGGAACCGATCCTGGCCTACGGCAGGTACCGGTTGCTCGCCCACGGCCATCGCGGCGAACTCAGGTTGTTCGTCGCGGTGTTCGTCGTCGGCATGGTCGTGGTGCTGGTGGCTGCGTTCGGCGGACTCGGCAGCCTGGTCTTCGGGCCGGCGTGGCGTGAGGTGGGCGCGGCCGCGCTGCTGCTGGCGTGCCTGTGGAAAGCGTGCATGCTGGTGTCCACGGTGCCGTTCGCCGCGCTGCGCAAGGCCGGCCGAACCGTGCTGGTGTTCTGGATCCGCGGTGCCAGCACGGTCATCTATCTGGTGATCAGCGTCGGCTTCCTGGTGGTGGTGCAGACCCCGGCAGCGATCTTCGCGGCGTTTGTCGTCGCCGAGATGATCACCGCGGTGCTCTACCACCTCGCCGCGGTCAGAGGTGCGCCCGACTACGCGGCGGCCTTCGGGTTGCGTCGGGTGCGGGACCGGTTCAGCGCATGACGCTCACCGACACCGACCTGGAATCCGGTATCCGCAACAGCGGGATGTCGGGTCGGGCGCCGGCGTGGTTCACCCCTGCGGTGTTCATCCTCGCCCCGGTGATCGGATCCTTTCTGGCGTGGTACCTGTTGACCGCCCGCCACCAACTCGACCGATCCCAGGCGATGTCGGAGGCGCTGACCGGATTCTCGGCGCCGGCGCACGTCAGCGGCCGCGGCATTTCCCTTCTGCTGCTCTGGTATTGCGCGATCGTCATGGTGTCGATGGTCGGGTTCTGGTGGGGCACCCACCGGTCCCGGCCCGCGACCGCCGCCGATCGCACCAACACCGCCTGGTTCGAGCGGCGCTACTTCTTCGTGGTGCTCATCGCCGGTGCCGTCGGCGTCGGCTACTCGTTCATGAAGGTCGGCGGTCTCGGTGCGATCGTCGATTCACTCAGCGAGCAGACCGCCAACGACTTCAGCAATGCGCTGTCCGGATTCGCCGGCCTGCAGACATTGCGGTACGCCACGATCCTGGCCGCGCCGATCGGGGTGTATCTGTGGCGCAAAAAGGTGATCGGGTGGCC from Mycobacterium sp. DL includes:
- a CDS encoding low molecular weight phosphatase family protein, whose protein sequence is MEQALHVLFVCTGNICRSPTAERLAAAYGARLRIPNLRTSSAGTRAVIAHPIHHDAALILERLGGESSNFMARQLTPKIASGSDLVLTMTKAHRDTVLGVAPRLLHRTFTLTEAARLVSEFNARDIGDLVALRPQLVAGESPDIADPIGQSADVFAAVGSQISDQIQPILELCRRVSVRGAD
- a CDS encoding sugar transferase gives rise to the protein MTALNDRLEVSANIVTIPAKLPAWQRGYARRLVAIDVVAVALAVGLAQWLRFGGLSGEVSTYRYLDYALVSVAIAVIWLAALSINHSRSPRVIGTGAEEYRRVVLATLAVFGGVAIVSMLFKLEIARGYLVIALPAGITFLILFRYLARLVIRHVRQSQGRCITRVLVVGSASAVRDLTQSFAREPKSEYQVVGACIPGPIPRTELEIPGVGTIPTFGDESNVVGAVTATNSHAVAVTATERLNGRGIRDLSWELEKLDIDLLVAPGVVDVAGPRLQMRPVCGLPLIHVEKPQYHGAKRFQKRLFDVVFSGSVLLFGLPILLAVAIAVKFTSKGPVFYRQERIGLDGNPFEMIKFRTMVDGADKMVGKLASLNESEGGVLFKIRQDPRVTPVGKFLRKYSIDELPQFINVLKRDMSVVGPRPPLASEVKSYDDYARRRLLVRPGITGLWQVSGRSDLSWEDSVRLDMFYVENWSMISDLLIALRTVKAMLGHSGAY
- a CDS encoding glycosyltransferase, whose translation is MRLALVHERLTEIAGSEHVVAELSREWPDAPISIPIVDPRVDASFGSKVRTGELSRAYRMAGYRSYAPLLPMVPGWLRRRDFGSVDAVVISHHAFAVAAVEAAASTPTVVYVHSPARWAWDENMRRQEATSRAGHLALDVLARLAIKAELSAAPKITSVVANSSAVAQRILRQWNRDAQVVHPPVNVDFYTPDATETREDYFLLAGRLVGYKRPDIAIRAAVEAGVKMVVAGDGRDAAKCRRLAEGGDVTFAGRVSNEEFRSLYRRAKAMVMPGEEDFGITPVESMACGTPVIALGVGGALDSVVDGVTGTFVFDASEADVVSGFAKQLATFDSSRFDPVAIRSHAEKFSPEAFRHNMSAVITQALSSHD